The Desmonostoc muscorum LEGE 12446 genome includes a region encoding these proteins:
- a CDS encoding ester cyclase, translating into MSIEDNKIIARRWIELISEHRIEDICEITAPTWKMHGGLPGLPQGPDGVRKLFNSFGPIEQKWIIEDVIAEGNKVVVRATNNCVQDSFLGIPSHGRQQTFTATFIHCIADGKIIETWRNADDLGRLLQLGARIEPGICEQ; encoded by the coding sequence ATGTCAATTGAGGACAACAAAATAATTGCTCGACGTTGGATAGAACTTATTAGTGAGCATAGGATTGAAGATATCTGCGAGATAACTGCACCGACATGGAAGATGCACGGTGGCCTACCAGGGCTTCCCCAAGGTCCCGACGGGGTACGCAAACTCTTTAATTCATTTGGACCTATCGAACAGAAATGGATAATTGAAGATGTAATTGCTGAAGGTAATAAAGTTGTTGTGCGTGCAACTAATAACTGCGTCCAAGATAGTTTTCTTGGCATACCTAGTCATGGTCGGCAACAGACCTTCACGGCTACATTCATTCATTGCATTGCTGATGGTAAGATCATTGAAACTTGGCGAAACGCTGATGATTTGGGACGACTTCTTCAGCTTGGGGCACGGATTGAGCCAGGAATATGTGAACAATAG
- the urtA gene encoding urea ABC transporter substrate-binding protein, translating into MTREFNRRKFLIYGSVSFTSSIFLKACANPNTPAATETPSNTASPVAAASGGTIKVGILHSLSGTMAISEKSVVDAEKLAIKEINANGGVLGKQIEAVTEDGASNWDTFREKATKLIDQDKVAVVFGCWTSASRKNVKPVFESKNHMLWYPVQYEGQECSKNIFYTGAAPNQQIEPSVDWLLKNKGKEFFLVGSDYVFPRTANTIIKAQLEALGGKTVGEDYLPLGNTEVTPIITKIKQNLPNGGVIYNTLNGDSNVAFFKQLKGAGLTPDKYPSMSVSIAEEEVKAIGVEYLKGHYAAWNYFQTVDTPANKKFVAAFKKEYGENRVTNDPMEAAYIAVYLWKQAVEKAGTTDLEKVRAAAFGQTLDAPEGKVTMDANHHISKIVRIGQVRQDGLFDIVYATPAPVEPVPWNQFVKETKGFACDWTDPAKGGKYKKT; encoded by the coding sequence ATGACAAGAGAATTTAACCGACGCAAGTTTTTAATCTACGGTTCTGTAAGTTTCACAAGCAGCATTTTTCTAAAAGCTTGCGCTAATCCTAATACCCCAGCAGCTACAGAAACCCCCTCTAATACTGCTTCTCCTGTGGCTGCTGCTAGTGGTGGCACTATCAAAGTAGGCATATTACACTCCCTGAGTGGTACGATGGCTATTAGTGAAAAAAGTGTTGTTGATGCTGAAAAATTAGCAATCAAAGAAATTAACGCTAACGGTGGTGTCTTAGGTAAACAAATTGAAGCAGTTACCGAAGATGGTGCTTCTAACTGGGATACTTTTAGAGAAAAAGCAACTAAGCTCATCGATCAAGATAAAGTCGCCGTAGTTTTTGGTTGTTGGACTTCTGCTAGCCGCAAGAACGTCAAGCCAGTATTTGAGAGCAAAAATCATATGCTCTGGTATCCCGTACAATACGAAGGTCAAGAGTGTTCTAAAAACATTTTTTATACAGGTGCTGCGCCAAACCAACAAATCGAACCTTCTGTTGATTGGCTGTTAAAAAATAAGGGCAAAGAATTCTTTTTAGTTGGTTCTGACTACGTTTTTCCCCGGACTGCTAACACAATTATTAAAGCCCAATTAGAAGCTTTAGGTGGTAAAACAGTTGGTGAAGATTATTTACCTCTGGGTAACACAGAAGTTACACCAATTATCACGAAAATTAAACAAAATTTACCCAACGGCGGCGTGATTTATAACACCTTAAATGGTGATAGCAACGTTGCTTTCTTCAAACAATTGAAAGGGGCTGGATTAACACCAGACAAATATCCCTCTATGTCTGTTAGTATTGCCGAAGAAGAAGTCAAAGCAATTGGTGTAGAGTATCTCAAAGGTCACTATGCTGCTTGGAATTATTTCCAAACAGTAGATACTCCTGCTAACAAAAAGTTTGTTGCCGCTTTCAAGAAAGAATACGGTGAAAATCGGGTCACAAATGACCCAATGGAAGCAGCATATATCGCAGTTTATTTATGGAAACAAGCAGTAGAAAAAGCTGGCACTACTGATTTAGAAAAAGTTCGTGCTGCGGCATTCGGTCAAACTCTGGATGCACCTGAAGGTAAAGTGACAATGGATGCCAATCACCACATCTCTAAAATTGTACGAATTGGCCAAGTTAGACAAGATGGTTTGTTTGATATTGTTTATGCTACTCCTGCGCCAGTTGAACCAGTTCCCTGGAATCAATTTGTGAAAGAAACTAAGGGATTTGCTTGTGATTGGACTGATCCAGCGAAGGGTGGTAAATATAAGAAAACCTAA
- a CDS encoding response regulator transcription factor, whose product MKILLIDDHQLILTATFNLLRQEYPNADIIKVTTAFEALRKIETFEALSKVGTSFFDLIVMDLSIPEETGMIAQIDTGINLIQQLLKQYPQQNLMVQSSYVKALVRIKHEIDEHQGGFAIADKGLSEQEMLARVYIALQGATHTQDIKNGLELKPEWLEVLRLAFEEGLTDKLISERMYRSERAVRAYWTKIQDVLGLYPEDCKKEGKNIRIQTEIRARQEGLID is encoded by the coding sequence ATGAAAATTCTACTTATTGATGATCACCAATTAATCTTGACTGCAACTTTTAATTTACTGCGACAAGAATATCCAAACGCAGATATCATTAAGGTGACAACGGCATTTGAAGCTCTCAGAAAAATTGAGACTTTTGAGGCTCTCAGCAAGGTTGGGACTTCTTTCTTTGACTTGATTGTGATGGATTTATCCATACCAGAAGAAACAGGAATGATAGCCCAAATTGATACAGGGATCAACTTAATTCAACAGTTACTCAAGCAATATCCCCAGCAGAATTTGATGGTACAAAGCAGTTATGTAAAGGCTTTGGTGAGGATAAAACATGAGATAGATGAGCATCAAGGTGGATTTGCGATCGCTGACAAAGGATTATCAGAACAGGAAATGTTAGCCCGTGTCTACATAGCACTCCAAGGTGCAACTCACACACAAGATATCAAAAACGGCTTAGAACTAAAACCAGAGTGGTTAGAAGTTTTAAGATTAGCCTTTGAAGAAGGATTAACAGATAAACTAATATCCGAGCGGATGTATAGATCTGAACGTGCAGTACGCGCATACTGGACAAAAATTCAAGATGTTCTCGGACTTTATCCAGAAGATTGCAAAAAGGAAGGTAAAAATATCCGCATTCAAACAGAAATTCGCGCTCGACAAGAAGGATTAATTGATTAG